ttttgtttttctactaTGCAGTGTATCTCAGATGTTCCCCCTGGCCAGTTTTAACTTTGCTGGGGGTGCATCCATGGTGTTAAAACCAGAAGACTATCTTATACCTTTTGGTTCCAGTGTAAGTTGCTGCTCTTCAGTTTGGCTAAGTTATTCATTTTCCCATCAGTATTGAACTGGACATGTTTCTTCAGAATATGCCATTGTCACTGAATGAGTTGTAACAGGCACcgcctctctctcttttttctgtaGGAGGGTGGTTCTGCGATGTGGTGCATTGGTTTTCAGAAAGTTCAAGGAGTAACTATCCTAGGAGGTTAGACCATGGACTTCAGCTTCTTTAATAGAACACCCACAACATAACAGGGGCCAACATAAGATTTTATTGCATGGCATATTGTCTCAAGTGCAGTATTGGTGACATTTCTTACTTTTGCTTTTGGTGGTTCATtgcatcattattttttcttaatgcaTTTTACGTTGACATAGACTGGCTGACCACTTACTGGGTTGGGGTTGGGCCAAATTGGGCACTTTCTAATGAAATTATAGTTCTATAACAAGCCCCATCAACTTACAAATCTCGTGTCTCAATGCCTTTATCCATGTCTCTTACCTTTCAAAACGTGTGAGTTTAATTATCTTGTTGATTGCTTTGGCATGCAGATCTTGTTCTGAAAGATAAGATTTTTGTATATGATTTAGTAAGACAGCGGATTGGTTGGGCTAACTATGACTGTAAGTTCAATAAACTATGACTGTTCAGTGAACAACTATTATAACCCTCCCCCCACCTCTGATGCTTTTCAATTCTCTCTGCCAGGCTCCTTATCTGTAAATGTTTCGGTTACTTCTAGCAAGGACTTCATCAATGCAGGACAGCTGAGTGTGAGCAGCTCGTCAAGGGACATCATGCTCTTTGAGCTGCTACCTCTGACCGTTATGGTTTTCTTAATGCACATATTATTGTTGGAGTTCCAATTTTTGTAATCTAAGCCTCAAATTAAGTTTCATTCTTTGTTCAGTCTTCATTGTGCGTTGGCTTGGctggtttttatttatgatgacCGGCAAGGCAGCATTGTGATGTTTATTTGGACTGCAGAGGGTAGCGGTCCCTTACCTTGTTACATAATTCTTCTCGAGTTCTGGTGATTGGAGCATCTTCTATACTTCTGGCGGGGAACTCTTTTTCTTGTAAAGAATCCTCCATATTAAGCAGTGCAAGAATTGTAAACTATCTCCACATTGGAAGTGTTGTATCAGTGTAATTGTTACCATTGGAACTAGAATatacaaccttttttttcctttttcccaaATTAACTGTAGTTGCCGTTTTTGAGATgttgaaattttcattttctttaatagCAATTGCTAGTAGTAGTAATGCTCGCATTTGTGAATTTTTTCCCCTCCGTGCACGGAGTTTCCTCCCAATGCCTGTGTTCCATACAGTCCATTCACATTCGTCATCATTCAGATCAAATATTCCCACACTTCAATCAATACCCAAACAATAGTCATGATCCCCCTTGTATAAAACAGGACTAGAAAAAGACATTTCGAAACGTGACTCAGACTCACCCTCAACTTCTCAAATTTTCTCCACGTTTATATCAAAAGATGACATTGCAACAACTATCAATTTGAGGTGGGGTTCCCATTGTctaaaacattataataaaaattaaatctggtccccaattttttaaaaaaactcaatttgatCCCAAAGTTTACAATTTTCAcattttataaactaaaatagaTGGACATTTCATTGTACTGCGCACATTGTTTATCGAGACACGAAACATTATGAATTGCATTatttaaaagttcattttaatAGCTAAAGTATTCACAaaagttcaatttaattcttaaagttttttttatccttataattttagttgtttaccttttaatacaaaaactttattttcttcacttttcAGTTTTTAGATgttgagagaggagaaagaagtagctaaaaaaacagagaggagaGAAAGATTCTGATTGGTCacaaaaaattactaattttgGTGTTAATGGTTTTATCTTGgagaaaaaattcaataaaaatagttttacttCTTAacgatgttaaaaaaaaattaggttaataAAGTATACATGCACACTAATTAGAAGGTGTTTtcttattgaaaattgagttagTGAGATTAGTTTAATAGTGGTTGTGGGTTGATAAAGTGCATTCAAACATCTTTTAATTCAAgtattaaaagcaaaataaaaggtATGGGTGTCAGTCAAagttaaaaaatctataaatataatattgtactttatctttgtttttaagaagttttataaatagataaataaataaattcatcttTTGGGATATGGTGGTACTTGAGCTGAATTAAGCTGAGTTGCATGATGTTAAAAAATGCTTTGACTAGATAAATTTATGGTTGAGTTTCCTCCTAgttctaaaaattcatttaaatacaaaaacaaataaatcataaatatttttaattaataatcaattcTTTTCattcaatatatcattttatgtgtattttataattaatttacatacatgatataattaaatatttttcaaatatcctttgcaaatatattttatgttaatgaaCATTTCATTACATTACTCaaacttttcataaaaaatgagctttaaaatccaacttaaacaaatattttattggcACAAACTTGAGTCGAAGTCAAATAGTTTGActggttttaaatatttattaccttatttttcttattataattttctatCCCTAAAATTtcacacattttattttaatacatgtaCAGTTCAAGTGAAATGACATGATCCTCTTGTCTAAAATGTTAAACCTAAACTTATTCAAAGTCCACAAACTTAGAAAAACAAACTAAGAAATATCTCAATGAAAAAAGTTAAACCTAAACTTTAGAATGGTTGAAGAAACATGGAATataaaatactagaaaaatagaggaaaagaaggcaaaaaagaaaaaaattgtttggtatACAAAACAACTCCTCTTCAACctctttttatattgatttttagaacaaaaaataatacaaaaataattttataattaatcactaccatttttttcttaattatctaccatgagaaaaataaaatctaacaagtttttgtcttaaaaacaagttgttttctatttaaaaataaaattgttcgTATATAAGAAAGTCACTGTTAAGACTTTTTAATTATGagttgataaataaaatttctttatagATCTAAAATGCAAAATATAAAGTTTAGTTTAACTAGATGGAtttacataaaattttaattgcaattatttaggttaaaattaattaattaattgcaatAGATAGTTTAATATGATCATTAACAACTTGATAACATATAAATAGCCTTAAGGTTTTAaacttacatataaaaaaacaatgtaaaattaattacagtaattactataattaatttatgttgtttttccttaattatcttgcataaaaaataattaaaacttgcAATTTCTTTGCCTttaaaactagatttttttctttttaaaaataaatgatccaGATAGAGAAATGTTACTATTCAAGATGTTCAATCATAagataaaacataataattctTTATAGGtctaaaaatcattttactGTAAATCCAAACCCAAATTTAACTCAACCCAACCTAAGCTTAGGTCCATGCCATGTCAAGCACTCACGTGTAGTTTATGCCAAAAACATATTCAAtataaggtatttttttttaaaaagctttgGTGTTACACGAGCTTAATTTCAACTCTTTAACTTCTTATTATTTAAGCTCTCTAAAATCTTTagtaattaattgaaatataataataatattgtaaataagttgatatttttttattaattttttttacataagtTAATGAAGATATAAAGTATCAACTCATAAACTCCTAAAAgtaaactgtatttttttaaaaaataaagataaagataaaaagtaGGTAAACTACaagagtttattttaattatcactattttttttttatttttagagttcttaacctaataaaaatcataagcaattagtattaaaacaatctaaatgatttgaaataaagataaaaaaaggtttcCTTTCAGTTAAAACTCCATTATCCAATTAATAATatctcaaatataattttatttatttaatcgtaattaattttttaaaatgtaagaattgtttttgaaaaaacaatcataaagaGCTCTAATATCacaatcttatttgaaaacaaattcaaaactaaataatatttaatattataattgaatttttttatctttaaaatcgAGCTAACAGAaaagtttctcttttttttctgttttttaataatttttttctcatatcttaaacttaaaaagtaaaacatgaataagataaaattttggataaaaaaactaaaatcttaaaaactaaaaggattataaagaaatttaaaggaaaatagGTGGATAAAAGTGAAAACTGTTCACTTGGTTTCTTTCTCTGTGTTTGATGCTTTCATCCACTGTTTTATAATTGTATTTTCCTATAACAAAGTGTAAAATACTTGTCATAAAAATTGCCATAAAAAaagatgcaataaaaaaaattaagatttgacACTGCTCAAACAcgcaaattataaaaaaaaaccaataagtACCGCAACCAAGACGGTCATGAACACAATTTAAAACGACATCGAATTCGTAAATCCCCAACACAAAAAGCTCAAATCAACACGCCCTCCCTCCTATCGTCGCACCATGGACAGCAAGAGGAGGAAAACGTTGTCGTCGTCTCGAAGAAGTAGAAAATCCTACGACTCTGAGTCCGGCTCGGAGTCCTTCTCTGACGACTCACGCGACTCATCACGGAGGAGGAGCTCCGGCAAGCGTCGGGAACGTAGTCGTAGCCGCAGTCAAGGAAGAACTAATCGCCGGCACCGGACTTCGGATGATTCCAGCGACAGTGGTCGCGACCGGAAGAGGAAGAATAGCTCTTCGCGGAAGATTACTGAAGAAGAAATTGCAGAATATCTGGCCAAAAAAGCTCAGAGAAAGGTATTTATCTTGTTTCCTtgatttctaggtttttttttttttagttttgatatttaaGTCGTGCCttttcataattaatatattattttatttaggctATGAAAGCAGCAAAGAAATTGAAGGCGCAGTCCGTGTCTGGTTATTCTAATGATTCTAATCCGTTTGGTGATTCTAATCTCAACGAAaagtaaggtttttttttttagcttccaACTGTATTGGTTTGTTATGATTTACTTGTTTGGGAAAtctgtattcttttttttttggaaaatgcaCGAGTTAGGGTATGATTAGTTTTGATAGCTTTTGATTTTATAGGCAATTCAATTACAACAGTGAAATTGACAgaggttaatttaaaataactaattGTTTAAACTAAAGAGCACATTTCCTTGTAATTTTGGCTGCTGTTGTAATTCTGATTCATGATCATGTATCTGCGATGCTGGAAATTGATTTATATCCGTAACCTTTTGTACACGAAATGACTCCTTTAAGCATATGAAGGCTTAAGTGGCAGGGGGTGGAATGCTATTTTTCTCTCTGTACTGGTCTAGTTGATATGAGAGTGTTTGAAAGTAGATGTGCTGGATTGAGAAATGTATGATGAGATACTTGGTGGGTGTTTGAGTCAATTTGCAGAAATAAAGAAGCACAAAGGAGAGAACTAGACACCCTTAGATTTACAGGATGTGTATCACTCGCCACAGTTTGCTGCTAGAGGGCTGTGATACTGTCATCTCACTTTGGGGATTTTAACCTAGTAAAATAATGAACTTCAGTTAATTTTCAAGGGTTCCAAGCGGTTTGTTTTGATTACCTTCATATTTCTCCAATGCTTTGTAATAACCAATAAAATGCTTCGTCGAATGAATCTAATCACACCAGCTATTGCATCTTGTCTTAAATAGACATAGGCTTTCTATTTATTACTTGGGAAAAATCACAATTCTCCTTTATGCATGTTTGCCGCCCTGACTTATGAGCCAAAACAACTTATGGAGTTAACTCAGTTGCAGAATAGAGGCTTAAATCATACcagtttgatttttatgtaatCGGGTTATGGTGGATGAGTTGCAGATTTGTGTGGCGGAAGAAAATCGAACGCGATGTTTCCCAAGGTGTGCCACTTGACATGTTTTCAGTTAAAGCTgagaaaaagaaacagagagaaaggATGGTATGCATTTATAGGTTATTTTACttgtcaatttgattttttccaaattgatttcttctctttttgctCTGCACTTTGAAGTTTCTTGGCTTTTATTCTTGTAAGGGTAGCAGTACCATCCTGTTGTTTCTtaaacaaatttgataaatgtGTTCTAGTATGGGTTTTAATGTTAGTAGTTGGGATTATCTAAATTCTACCACTTATATGGTAGAGATCAGAAGAAACTGGATCCGGTGACCTTATTATGCTCATACAGTTAAaacaccataaggaaaaactaAATGGTAGTCGCTGATGCATGTGGGTCTTTAAGTTTTTTACCACAAGAGGGGGGTCTGAACATTTTTAGCATTATTTGAAGAAGTGAAATACCTAGATAAGAGGAGATGATAGCAGAATGAATAAGGAGTTGGGGAATGGAGGTATGAAGTCTATATCCCAATAGACTGCTGATAAGTGAACCTCATAGCTTTATTGTATATTGGCCCAGTTGGAGCTTAGGTTACTAACCTTTTGTCCTTGCTgctatgtcatgaaaaataactcTTCCTTGAAGCTTTGTTGAAGATGTTTGTCAGAGTTCACACATCATGTGGCACACTTTTATTTAAGCCagtgtgcctttttttttttggaacaagAACTGAAGactttatttgaaaagaataaaatccaGAATGGTAGCAGTGAAGATGAAAGTTTCCTACAGTGAAGTATAACCaacaatgaagaaaaataatgacaaaacaGGTTTCCAATGCTGATGATAAGTATCTGTTAAAGAATCCCCTGTAAATGCCCTTTAAGCAGTATGCCATAAAGATGTCAAAACTGTTATCCTAATCCCCCTACAGTTACTTGGAAGGGGAATGATCTCTGAAAATTTTCAGTCATTCAATCAACAACCTTGTATGGAGAAATCCACTATTCACAACACATATAGAAAACCTTTTTCTTGATCTCCTAATTTCATGATAATGCAACAAAGGTAGGTGTGTGTCTTTCCACATTTCTATGCATGAAAGTTGGGGGAGATGGTCTTATAAGGCCTCTTAACGTACAAATCCATAGTGTTAACCTTCCTGAGTACTGTTACCTGAATAAAACTTTTGCCTTGGATAGCACCTAGGCTTATGCAGATATAGTTGGTTAAGCGGGGTTTGAGTGGAGTGAGGGGTCTGAGTTAGATGGGAATGGAAATATACACAAGGAAAGGCCTTGACCCTTCTAGAATCCTCACCTTATGTCCGATTTTGGAGAGAAACTTCAGGACTTAAGATTAGAAGAATTTGTGGGTCATGCAAGCGTCTTAGGATAAGCCAAGCAGATGCTTCCAGAAATCTATGTATTAAAACctattgttgaaaaaaaaagaagctattgTTTCCATGAACATTATGATATTTACTTTCCAGACAGGCCATTGATTAGGAATACAAATGTGTTTCCATTGAACACAATCCATCAACAGAATCAGGAGAAACCTGTTAATTTGACAAATTGTGAATGATTTCTTTTGGTGGTTTAAGTGATGAAAATCCAATCAAATTACAATTTAATGTAATGTAACATGCAATTTtcactgttaggtgaggtttccATCTACCTGTTGATACCCTGTTATCGAATAAATGTTTTGTGTGACAACTTAATTGATCTTTCTAGAGGAAGTTTAACATAGTGCTTAGCAGAGCAATCAGTTGTTTTGGCAATTTCAAACTTTATGATGGCTGCTTTGGCCTGGAGTGTATTTTGGCTCTGCATCTTATGCCTCTCCAGTGAATGCCAGGATTTTAAATCATCTTTTAGTTAGTTGTTTTAAAGAAGCacctatatttttgttttcttttacaatataaattttagtttcttttctttttcaagaaagcAGAGGTAACTCTTTTGCTAGTTTAACTGATGGAATAGTTGAAGTCACTGTTGATGTGATCAATCATTTGATATCAACCTATATTTATTCACTTGTATGTTGCAGGCGGAGATTGAAAAGgtgaaaaagagaagagaggaaaGGGCACTTGAAAAAGCACAGCATGAGGAAGAAATGGTAAAAGCTTGATTTCATGATAAAGATgcaaattattcttaaaatctGTGCCAGAAAGAGCAATAGATTGTTAACTTAATGTCAGCAAAGATGAAATTTGACTATTTTCTGATTTCTTTATTTGGTAAAATTTAGATGTAGCTTGGTTTGTAACTACATATCACTTTCTGCAGGCAATCTTAGCCAGAGAACGTGCCAGGGCTGAATTCCAAGACtgggagaaaaaagaagaggaggtaAATTGTTAAGAGCATTTCATTTTTCGGtgctctttttattttcattagtgCTTCATATTTTCTATTTGGGGAGTTAATTGATGTGATACATCTTCAATGTGCAGTTTCATTTTGACCAAAGCAAAGTCAGGTCAGAGATTAGATTGCGTGAAGGGAGAGTGAAACCTATTGATGTCCTTTCCAAACACCTCAATGTCTCAGATGATTTGGATATAGAAATAGATGAACCATATATGGTTTTCAAGGTAAACGTTTAATATGTGgttacttttcttttctgccTTGGtgccatttttattttctttcattagtaTCGAACATCATAGGTGCAACAGTTTCGGTTTAAAATGATAGCTTGTGTTCTTCAGTGTTTTTCAATCAGAGAATATTTTAGATAAGAGAAATGAATGAATGTTATTATATCTGActacagtttttatttttttatgagtttttatgTGATTAATTCACCCTAGATACTCAAATGTGTGACATCTTGATGTAAACATTTCCACTGCATTTGTCTGTTCCACTTGTAAATCCCTCTATATTCTGTGATTTGCAGTGAACAAGTgttgaatattttcttttgagtgTTCACACTGTCATTTGCCTATACAATGCAGGGGTTGACTGTCAAAGAGATGGAAGAGCTTCACGATGACATCAAAATGCATTTGGATATGGATAGAAAAACTCAGACACATATTGATTATTGGGAGGtactgtttttttcctttctatattGCTGCTGTGGTTGTGAAAGAGAACCATATTTGTGGTAGATGCCTTTCCAGCAGTTGCTAAAACACCTTCATGAATTTTCCACTTTGCATACCTATGATGGCTCTATAATAGAATAGGAAATTTAGCTGTTGATGGATGGAAGCAGTCAAACAGGCTTCATGTTGCTGCCCCTTTGggatcactctctctctctctctcattattGGTTTGTACAAATTCATGCATAGAAGCTTGGTGTGCTTATTATTGCTTGTACTGATTTCTCATGGTCATTGATCATGAAGAgatattatttgaatatttagTTTCAGAAAAGGATGGAAACCTAGAAGACACTCTTTTGATATCTACAATTTAACAGGCTCTTTTGGTGGTTTGTAATTGGGAGCTGGCTGAAGCTCGGAAAAAGGATGCACTGGATCGGGCTAGGGTCCGTGGGGAGCAACCACCTTCCGAGTTTCTTGCAGAAGAAAGAGGTCTGCATTCCAGTATTGAAGCAGATGTCAGGAATCTCTTGGAAGGGAAGACTTCAAATGAGCTTGAAGCATTAAGGTCCCAAATTGAGTCACAAATGAGCTCAGGCACAGCAAAAGTGGTTGAATATTGGGAGGCTGTTCTTAAACGACTTCAGATATACAA
The Populus nigra chromosome 3, ddPopNigr1.1, whole genome shotgun sequence genome window above contains:
- the LOC133689952 gene encoding splicing factor Cactin; translation: MDSKRRKTLSSSRRSRKSYDSESGSESFSDDSRDSSRRRSSGKRRERSRSRSQGRTNRRHRTSDDSSDSGRDRKRKNSSSRKITEEEIAEYLAKKAQRKAMKAAKKLKAQSVSGYSNDSNPFGDSNLNEKFVWRKKIERDVSQGVPLDMFSVKAEKKKQRERMAEIEKVKKRREERALEKAQHEEEMAILARERARAEFQDWEKKEEEFHFDQSKVRSEIRLREGRVKPIDVLSKHLNVSDDLDIEIDEPYMVFKGLTVKEMEELHDDIKMHLDMDRKTQTHIDYWEALLVVCNWELAEARKKDALDRARVRGEQPPSEFLAEERGLHSSIEADVRNLLEGKTSNELEALRSQIESQMSSGTAKVVEYWEAVLKRLQIYKAKACLKEIHAKMLRKHLQRLEPPLKGDDMLENDISLRFSEEDIEDDDTQEAETFSPELVVEEEAHEAEEAGSFSPELLHGDENEEAIDPEEDRAILERKRMAVVEEQQRRIQEAMASKPPPSEDNLELKAMKAMGAMEEGDAVFGSGAEVNLDSQVYWWHDKYRPRKPKYFNRVHTGYEWNKYNQTHYDHDNPPPKIVQGYKFNIFYPDLVDKIKAPTFTIEKDGDNGETCIIRFHAGPPYEDIAFKIVNKEWEYSHKKGFKCTFERGILHVYFNFKRYRYRR